Proteins co-encoded in one Fusarium musae strain F31 chromosome 3, whole genome shotgun sequence genomic window:
- a CDS encoding hypothetical protein (EggNog:ENOG41), with protein sequence MPCQKNQKYSSTIPSRDMSPLPDFWLPVFWKNQFRTTIELPTGEKYPQVQGSTAIITGSNTGLGFEASKQLLSLGLSHLIMGVRSLEKGKVAAEKLKTIAPSARIDVWQLDMQSYDSVQAFAKKCDAELSRIDFVILNAGLSPNNFELVPSTGHEVGIQVNHLSTALLTILLIPILKTKTSGHGPPRLTIVNSLTAHLCKFPNKDERPLLASFDDPKITPWSSQERYGVSKLLNQLFLVRFCEEVDPDDVIINMVDPGLTKGTGLGGHHEMGGVAGALAGAFFAICGRPVDRGAASYTNAVYGHGKESHGCFLMSCEIAPLAGWFYTHGDVLVDQVWNETLEELDFAGVKSIVSGL encoded by the exons atGCCATGCCAAAAGAACCAAAAGTACTCATCTACCATCCCTTCAAGAGACATGTCTCCCCTCCCAGATTTCTGGCTCCCAGTCTTCTGGAAGAACCAATTCCGCACCACTATCGAACTACCCACCGGAGAGAAATACCCCCAAGTCCAAGGCAGCACAGCCATCATCACCGGTTCAAACACAGGTCTTGGTTTCGAAGCTTCAAAACAGCTCCTCTCTTTAGGTCTGTCTCATCTCATAATGGGAGTTCGATCTCTTGAAAAAGGCAAagttgctgctgagaagtTGAAAACCATCGCACCATCTGCTAGGATTGATGTTTGGCAGCTTGATATGCAATCTTATGATTCTGTCCAGGCTTTTGCTAAGAAATGTGACGCTGAGCTTTCTCGCATTGACTTTGTTATTCTTAACGCTGGTCTTTCACCTAATAACTTCGAACTTGTGCCTAGCACAGGTCATGAAGTTGGTATTCAGGTCAACCACCTCAGCACCGCTCTTCTCACAATCCttctcatccccatcctcaagaccaaAACTTCAGGCCACGGACCACCTCGTCTTACAATAGTAAACTCTCTTACAGCTCATCTCTGCAAATTCCCAAACAAAGATGAACGCCCACTCCTCGCATCATTCGACGACCCGAAGATCACACCATGGAGTTCCCAAGAACGATATGGTGTGTCAAAACTTCTGAACCAACTCTTCCTCGTACGATTTTGTGAAGAGGTTGATCCAGATGATGTGATTATCAACATGGTTGATCCAGGACTCACAAAGGGTACTGGCCTTGGAGGTCATCATGAAATGGGTGGTGTTGCTGGGGCGCTTGCTGGGGCCTTCTTTGCGATTTGTGGAAGACCTGTTGATAGAGGTGCTGCAAGCTATACTAATGCTGTCTATGGACATGGAAAGGAGTCTCATGGGTGCTTTTTGATGAGTTGTGAGATTGCACC GTTGGCAGGTTGGTTTTATACACATGGTGATGTTTTGGTTGATCAGGTTTGGAACGAGACACTGGAGGAGTTGGACTTTGCAGGTGTCAAGAGCATTGTTTCTGGCTTATGA